The genomic DNA AAATTCTTTATCACCATGTTGTTGTACCTCAATGCGTGAAATTTCCTCTTTGTTGAATGAATTAGATAAAGATTGAAAAGGATTATTTAAACGTTCTTTGATATCAGTAGAAAAATAGTCATCATGCGCTAATTGCAAAAGGTAAGTTAATAATTCGTATTTATCATAGAAATGTTTGTAAAATGTTGTACGATGAATATTAGCGTTTTTGCAAATCTTATTTACAGAAATGGATGAAAACATTTCTTGTTCAAGTAAAGCATATAAATTCTCTGTTAACGCTTTTTTAGTTTTGATTACCCTCAAGTCTTTATCATTCAAGATTCTTCTCCCCTAACATGAATACAATATGAAAAAAGTCATAAATGTATAATATATAATTATAAAATAAATAAATACATAAATAAACCTATATTTACATTTAATATGTAAAATACGTATAAAAATTAAACTAGAGTTTATTTCAATAAGTATTGGGCACTAGCATGTAGCGTTTTTAGTTTTAAAGGAGTATCAAAGGGTATAAATATTAATATAAATTGACTGAAATAGAAATTAATTTTAAAAATTGCAAAATTAATAGTATGAAAATTGAATTATTCTATCGAATCTTATATTTCAATAGAATTTATCTATATGGGAGGACGAAAGTTATGAAAGGTAGCAAACAATTAGATCAAATTAAGGAAGACAATAAAAAGCAATTAAAAAAATTATTTAAATATGATAAAGACAATGCTTTATCATTTAGCAAAAAGGACCGTGAGAAAGTTCAAGATAAATATGGCGTATATGTCATCTTTGATAACAAAAAACCTATTTTTGTAGGTCAAACAGGTGGTTATTCTACAGGTTATCAACCTATTACAAAAGACTTATTTAATAAATTGGGTCAATATAATTTAAAATCTGGTGTAGGGACTACTAAATTCAAAAAAGCCTTAGCTCAGAAAAAAGGCGTTAGCGAAGAAGATATCAAATCAATTACTGCTGAAGACTATAAATTAAAATTTCAATATGTAAATGTTAAAGATGAACCAGCATTTATTAATGTACTTGAAATTTTAGCGATAGAATATGCAAAAGACAAAGGCTATGAATTGTATAATTTTTAAGCATACTAATTTAAAGTAATGGCTTTAGTTTAAATGGCTCCATCAAGTTGACGATAAATATGACAACTTTGGTGGAGTTTTTTGCGTGTTAATTTTCAAAAAAAAGAAATTACTGACAGGATTATTGTGTGACTATGAAGATTAAGGGAATATGATAATTAATCATATTTAAAAGAAATGAGGTGAAACGATTGTGTCACTAACCATACGCTATTTGAATGAAGAGAATTATTTTCAAAAAACACAAGATGTGAATCAAGTACCTAATACATCAAAACTCATTTGGTATGATTTCACACAACCTACGGAACGTGAGCGCCAAATCCTTGTTGAGCAATTTAAAATTACAAGTCATAGAATTAAAGAATCTGTATATACTATTTCACGTCCCAAATTTAATGTTAATCATCATCAAAGTGAAAAATATCTAGTCTTACATGCTATTGATGATGCAAACTTTAGTGCTAAGCCTATTAGTATTACAGTGCAGAAGAATAAACTGATAACGATTCATGAAGATGTGATAGATGAAATTCATAGGATGGAACATGATATTCATAATGGCACGCTATATGCTACAGCTGACGAACTAGCTGTACAATTACTTGATGAAATTACAAGTAGTTACTTCAAATATGTAAATACTGTAGAAGATACAGTCTTTTCTTTTGAAAATAAAAATGTCGATTCTGTTAATAACAAGAAGATGATGCAAGATGTGTACGATATACGATCACAAATTATTAAGCTTAAACGTGTGTTAATACCAATGGAAGAAATGTTAGAAGACTTTGAAAACTATGACTTTCAAGATAGTGCTAATCATATAAAAATATTAATTCAGCATATTCATAGTCGTTTAGATAGACAAAAAGATACACTGATCGCATGCGAACAAATTACCGATGATATTAAAGATAACAATGAATCATATCGTTCTAATAGAATAAATGGCGTGATGAATGTCTTAACGATTATTTCATCCATATTCTTTCCTTTATCATTTTTAACAGGATGGTATGGAATGAACTTCTCGTATATGCCGGAACTCAATTGGCATTATAGTTATTTTGTCTTTATAGCTATTTCTATTATTGTAGTACTATCACTTGTATTGCTTTTCAAAAAGAAAAAATGGTTCTAATAATTAAAGCCAGACTAAGACAATTGATTATTGCCTAATCTGGCTTAATATTATTTAGAGTTAATTTCTTTCGATAATTCGCGATATTTTTGTTTATAATACTTAGATAGTTTTAAATCATGGATAAATGAAATCACAGGTCTAGCTGTCATTTGTAAACTACCGATCACAAATAGAACCGTTCCTGCGACCATGGTACTGTCGCTAAAGAAAAAGAAACTGCCTACTAAGAAGATGATACCCAATACAATGTCATTGATTTGATATAAAGCTTTGTAGAAAAATGAAATTTGCTTAGCGTGATCATCATCATTAAATTTATTTGTATTAAAGTGTAAATCCACGTCGTCTTTATTAATACCAGCCATATATAGCCCTCCCAAGGTAATTCATTATATTCTTTATATTTCCCGTTGTACTTTTGGATAAAACTTCTTCATAATGCATATTAAAAGGGGGAATACGATGTCATATTCAATGCTTTATCAATCACCCGTACAAAATTTGGAAATCATAAGTGATGGCAAGTCGGTTACACACTTACTGTATAAGTATGATAGTTCAGAATTAAGTCATCCTACTAAGTCAGATTTACCAGTATTTGAGCAAGTAACGCAATGGTTAGATAACTATTTCTCAGGAAATAATCCTACTATTGATTTCAAGCTTGAACCTAAAGGAACCGAATTCCAACGACACGTGTGGGATATCTTACAATCTATAGAGTATGGAGACTTAAAAACATATGGTGACATTGCGAAAGAAGTTGGTAAACGTTTAAATAAGCCGAAAATGTCTGCACAAGCAGTAGGTGGTGCTGTGGGAAGTAATCCAATCTCCATTATTATTCCATGTCATCGCGTTGTCGGTAAAGACGGTAGTTTAACAGGATATGGTGGTACAATTAACAATAAAATAAAACTGCTCGAACTTGAACAAGTGGATATGGATTCATTATATAGACCATCACATTCGACGAAACCTTAAATAATAATAAAAAAGTGGTACAGAAATTTAAATTGATTTCTGTACCACTTTGTCTATTTCAAATTAAAATTTTAAAAGTATTATTCAGGACGATGATATTGTCTAATGTCCTCATCGATACTTTCTAAATAGAAAATGTCTTTATCGTCTTCTGTTTTTTCAGTATCATGGTCGAATGCTAAATCATCAAAGCGTTTGAAATATGATTCGTATTCTTCTACTGATACTTCTTGGCGATGATTTAATAATGCTTTATGACCTTCTTTATCAAGGTGTTGTTCATAGCTGTCTACTAATGTAGCACTAAAGAACTCACCAACTGAACCAGAACCATAACTAAATAAACCGATTGTTTGTCCGCTTTGTAGGTCTCTATTTTCAAGTAAAGAAATTAAACTTAAATATAAAGAACCAGTATAAATGTTTCCTACATAACGGTTATAGTATACAGCATCTTCATAGCCAGAAATTAAACGTTCTTGTGTCGTTTCATCAGCGTCATTAATGATTGAGTCTAAAGCTTTTTTACCCATCTTAGTAAATGGCACATGGAAGCATAGTGATGCAAAGTCAGATAATGATTTGCCTTCACGACGTGCATATTCGTTCCAACTTTCTTGGAATGATTTAATATATGCATCTTTAGATAACGCACCAGCTACTAAAGGATATTTATGGCCTGTTGGTCTCCAGAAGTCATAGACATCTTCTGTATAAGCAACGGCATCATCATTTAATGCTAAGATACCTGGATTATGTGCAATAACCATAGCAACGGCACCAGCGCCTTGGGTTGGTTCGCCACCAGATTGAATACCATAACGTGCAGTATCGCTAGCGATGACTAATACTTTTTCTTCAGGGCGTTTCTCAAGATAATCTTTCGCAAGTTGAATGGCAGGTGTTGCTGCGTAACATGCTTCTTTCATTTCAAAACAACGTGCAAATGGTTGAATGCCTAGTAAATTATGAATTTGAACTGCAGCTGCTTTAGCATTATCTATCGCAGATTCAGTTGCTACAATGACCATTCCAATATGTTTTTTATCATCATCTGTTATAATATCTTTAGCAGCATTAGCCCCCATAGATACTATATCTTGTGATACGGGACTAACCGCCATTTGGGTTTGACCAATACCTATTAAGAATTTATTTGGATCAACTTGGCGTGCTTCTGCAAGCTTTGCCATGTCTACATAGTATTTAGGGACGTAAAAGTTAATTTTATCGATACCTATAGTCAAGGGCACAACATCCTTTCGTAAATGAATTTTATAAGTCATATTAATAGTAGCTATTTAGGACATTTTCAGTTACAATGCTGACTAATAGAAAGCGTTTTCATTCAAAGTGTTTAAATGCAATAACTCATGTTATTTAATATTATAAAATAATAAAATACGTGATTATGCAGGACATAACATTGAGTGTTAGAGACCTTCTATCGGCTATTATTAATAATCATATTAATAGTTATTTTACCAAATTAAATAACTAAATTACAATTATATATAAACTACATACAAGGAGATATAGAATGAAAAAAATTGCTATTGTAAGTGCAAAAAGAACGCCAATCGGCAGATATAAAGGGAAACTAAGAGATTATTCAGCAGTTGAACTTGGTACAACTGCATTAAAAGGCGCAATTGAAGCGGCAAATATTGATCCAAATATAATTCAACAAGTTATCTTTGGTAATGTATTACAAAGTGGTGTAGGTCAAAATCCAGCACGACAAATTGCAATCAAATCCGGTGTACCTGATACGACGCCTGCGATGACCATTAATGAAGTGTGTGGTTCAGGTCTTAAAGCCATTATTCTCGGTAAACAATTGATTCAATTAGGCGAAGCTGATGTAGTTGCAGTCGGTGGGGTTGAAAGTATGACAAATGCACCGCAATTAATTTTAAAAGAGGGACAAGAACCTGTTGAAAGTTTCATGAATGATGGTTTAACAGATGCGTTCCATTATGTACCAATGGGTGTGACAGCAGAGAATATCGCTGAAAAATATCATATCACACGTGAAATGCAAGATGAATTTGCTAATAACTCACAAGTGAAAGCAGCGAAAGCAACACAAGACGGTAAATTTAGTAATGAAATTATTGGAATGACTGATGCTGAAGGCGAAGAAATGACTTCTGACGAAGGCGTACGTCCGAATAGCAGTGTTGAAAAACTTGCGACATTAAAGACGATTTTTAAAGAAGATGGTACGGTAACTGGTGGTAATGCATCAAGTATTAATGACGGTTCATCAGCACTTATCTTAATGGAAGAAACATATGCTAAAGCGCATGGCTTCGATATCTTAGGTATCGTAGGTGATTATGCTGAAGTTGGTTGTGATCCTCAATATATGGGTTACGCACCATTCTATGCTGTTGAAAAGTTACTCGAAAAAACAGATAGCAAGATTGATGATGTTGATATTGTCGAAATGACCGAAGCCTTTGCTGCACAAAGTATTCCAGTTAAAGATAATCTACATATTCCAGATGAGAAATTAAATATCTATGGTGGTGCCATTGCATTAGGACATCCGATTGGTGCAAGTGGTGCACGTCTAGTAACAACATTAGTTAATGCGCTTGAGCAAGAGCACAAACAAACGGGTATTGCCACAGCTTGTATTGGCGGTGGCCTTGGTATCGCTTTAATGATTGATAAAGGGGAATAGAAGATGAAAAGTTTGGACAAATCATTTCGACATTTAACTCGTGAAGATAAATTAAAGCAACTTGTTGATTATGGATGGCTAACAGATGACAATTATGATGTATTGTTAAATCATCCTATGATTAATGAAGAAGTGGCAAACAGTTTAATAGAGAATGTGATTGGACAAGGTACATTTCCAGTAGGCTTGTTACCAAAGATTATTGTTGATGATAAGGAATACGTAGTACCTATGATGGTTGAAGAACCGTCTGTAGTAGCTGCAGCCAGTTATGGTGCTAAACTTGTAAATCATACAGGTGGATTCAAGACAATTAAAAGCGAACGTTTAATGATTGGTCAAATTGTCTTTGACGGTGTACATGACACAGATGATTTAGCGCAAGCGATTCAAGCAATTGAACCACAAATTAAGCAGATTGCTGCAGAAGCATATCCATCTATTATTGAACGTGGGGGTGGTTATCGTCGTATTAAGATTGATACTTTCCCTGAAAGTTATTTATTATCACTGAAAGTATATGTCGACACGAAAGATGCGATGGGCGCCAATATGCTTAATACAATTTTAGAGGCAATAACTGCGCATTTGAAAAATGAATTCCCAGACCGTGATGTCTTAATGAGTATCTTATCAAATCATGCCACTGCATCTGTCGTGAGCGTTCAAGGTGAAATAGATATTCAAGATTTAAATAAAGGTGAACGTACCGGTGAAGAAGTAGCACAAAGAATGGAACGTGCGTCAGTACTTGCACAAGTCGATATTCACCGAGCAGCGACACATAATAAAGGTGTGATGAATGGTATACACGCAGTCGTGTTGGCAACAGGTAATGATACGCGTGGTGCTGAAGCAAGTGCACATGCATATGCGAGTCGCGATGGTCAGTATAGAGGTATAGCAACTTGGGAGTATGACAAAGCACGTGGTCGCCTCATTGGTACGATTGAAGTGCCAATGACATTAGCAATTGTTGGTGGTGGAACGAAAGTATTGCCTATCGCAAAAGCATCACTTGAATTGTTAAATGTAGCATCTGCACAAGAACTTGGCCAAGTTGTTGCAGCAGTAGGATTAGCTCAGAACTTTTCAGCATGTAGAGCGTTAGTTTCTGAAGGTATTCAAAAAGGCCATATGAGCTTACAATATAAATCATTGGCTATCGTTGTAGGTGCTCAAGGCGATGAAATCGCACAGGTAGCTGATGCGCTAAAACAAGAACCAAAAGCCAATACTGCAACAGCACAACGTATTTTAGAAGAATTACGTAATAAATAATGTAAAGGCGTAAGCAGAATGATCATGATAAATGGTCAGCTGCTTACTTTTTTATACAGTTTAAGCGGTAAATAGAAACTTAAAATGATATATAAATAAGCCACTCATTATGACCAAAGTACCGATACGAAGTACTTTAAACATAATCAGTGGCTTATTCTCTATATGCAAAAGGAAATAAATTTAAAATTAATAAATATAATTATAACTACTTGCGGCTGCTTTACTTAGGTAGCGAGTGCCGTATGCATTTGGTCTATTGTAGTTATATTCTGAAACTAAAATGCTTCCATTACCATAAACACGTTCAACAACAGCAACATGACCATAATAACCTGCAGTAGATTGCATAACTGCGTAGCGTTTAGGTGTATGACCAGTTCTGTAACCAGAGCGTTGTGCATTGTAATACCAATATTTAGCGTTACCCCATCTATTTGATACAGGTTTACCTAATTGAGCACGACGTTGATATGCCCACCAAGTACATTGACCTTTCGTGTAATAGTTATATGAAGCAGCGTGAGATACGTTTGTGTGTTCAATATTTTGATATGCGAAAGTCCCTGCGAACATAATGCCAGTAGCTAATAAAAGACGTGAAATCAATTTTTTAATTTTCATTTGTTCTCCTCAAAATATAAAAGAATTAAAAACTGTATTCATCATATACGGTAAAAATGTTTAATACAATATAAGAAATCAATTATACAAGTAAATGTAATATACATGAAATATAACTATAAATTTTGTAATTAATTTTTCAAAATGTGAATTTTACTAAATAAAAAGGGTATGAGAGTTGAAGTTATGAAAATTGAGAGGAAAATAATTTTGTTTCAATTTTTATGACAAAATGTAAGTATTGATATCTCGTCGCGGTAATACTGAAAGAATGTTTGATGCCTAATAAAAAAAGAGTGCCATAAAGGCACTCCCGGTGAGATGATACGTCCATGATGTATAATTACATAATTAGAAATCATACATTTGTGAATTGGTTAAAAACAGCCAATGCTCTTTTAACGATCGTCACGGGTATGTTTTCTGGGCATGGATTATTTCGAAAATATGACAATATTTCTATTTGGCTCTTCACTGTTCTAGGGAAATTGCTATCTTGATTAATCCAATTTACCAATTCACCTAATGGTGTGTCATCACCAACAAAATTTTGCATAAATTCATAAAAGCTCAATGCCTCACCTCTTTAATCAAATTGAGCCTATGTGATTATAACATTTTTTGCGATAGAAACATATAGCTTGAATAGTTTATATTAAAATATTGAATTTTTGTAATTATACATTTAAAAGGAATTTTAATTCGGATTCACGTGCTAAACTGTTCCCGTTTTTAAATTCCTTTTTCATTTATATCAAGATATTTCAGCCTAAGTTATCTTTTAGCTAGTGAAAGTGAGTGGTCCGTCAATAAAGTGAATTCAACTTAGAAATTTACAAATAAAGTAAGTTGGGATTATAACGAATTCATTATGAATTATGAGCAACTCCCATGTATAATATAGGTATAACGATAAGTAGAGAAGGTGAGCATTTGGATATCAAACATATGAAATATTTTATGGAAGTAGTTAATCAAGGTGGTATGACAAATGCGTCAAAATCTTTATATATAGCACAGCCAACGATTAGTAAGGCGATTAAAGACATTGAGAATGAACTCAATATGTCCTTGTTTGATCGTCAAAAGCGTTATCTTGTATTAACGGACGCTGGTAAAGTCTTTTACAAGAAATGTGAAGAAATTATCGCACTATATGATAATATTCCGTTTGAAATCAATGGCTTATTAGGATTAGAAACTGGACATATTAATATTGGAATGTCAGCAGTAATGGATATGCAACAATTTATCTATATCCTTGGAGAGTTCCATAAACTTTATCCAAATGTTACATATAGTTTAAATGAAAGTGGCGGTAAATCGATTGAAACACGTCTCATTAATGATCAAATTGATATCGGTATTACCACGATTCCAATTGACGAGAATATCTTTGATTATCTCTCACTATACAGTGAAGATTTAAGATTAGTTGTTAGTGAGGAACATGAACTTGCTACACGCGAATCAGTGACTATGGCTGAACTGAAAAATGAAGACTTCATACTCTTTAATGAAGATTTCTATCTTAATGATAAAATCATCGCAGCTGCTAAAAATGCTGGCTTTATTCCAAATACAGTTTCAAATGTTTCACAATGGAACTTCATAGAATATTTATTACTTGCACATTTAGGTGTGAGTATCTTGCCAGAACATATCGCTAATATGCTGAAAGAGAATATTAAAAGTATCAAGATTGAAGATACAGGTATGAGTTGGGAATTAGGCGCAGTATGGAAAAAAGACAAATTATTAAGTCATGCAACATCAAAATGGATTAATTTCATGAGCGAACGCCTAAAATATGATTAAGGTATAGCGCATATAATATAAGCACTTTAAAGTAACCATTTATTATGGATACTTTGAAGTGCTTTTTGTTATAAAATTTTTGCGAAAATAAATGAATTCATGCTATCCACGATAATATGTTAAGCGATTACATAGAAAAAAACTATAGGTGGCATTTAAAATGGATATTTTTCTATTAAACCATTTTAAATTAGAATTTTGAATATAGGTTTAAATTTCATTGTAACAATTTCGACATATTTTAGTGGAGGGTCAGTCATCTTGAAAAAAGCATTATTAGTTGCCAAAATCATTGTTCAAATAGCCATTATCATAGTCATCAGTTATATAGGTAGTTTTTTACAAACGTTGCTGCACATACCGTTAGCTGGAAGTATAGTGGGGATGATGTTACTTTATCTCCTATTAGAATTTAAAATCATACGAATGGATTGGATATCTGAAGGCGCAGAGTTCTTACTCGCAACCATGGTCTTCTTCTTTATTCCATCCGTCGTAGGTATTATGGATATTGTTTCTAATATCACACGAAGTTATATCATATTCTTCCTTCTAATAATTGTTGGTACAAGTTGTGTAGCACTTGTCTCAGGTTATATTGCTG from Staphylococcus taiwanensis includes the following:
- a CDS encoding thiolase family protein, translating into MKKIAIVSAKRTPIGRYKGKLRDYSAVELGTTALKGAIEAANIDPNIIQQVIFGNVLQSGVGQNPARQIAIKSGVPDTTPAMTINEVCGSGLKAIILGKQLIQLGEADVVAVGGVESMTNAPQLILKEGQEPVESFMNDGLTDAFHYVPMGVTAENIAEKYHITREMQDEFANNSQVKAAKATQDGKFSNEIIGMTDAEGEEMTSDEGVRPNSSVEKLATLKTIFKEDGTVTGGNASSINDGSSALILMEETYAKAHGFDILGIVGDYAEVGCDPQYMGYAPFYAVEKLLEKTDSKIDDVDIVEMTEAFAAQSIPVKDNLHIPDEKLNIYGGAIALGHPIGASGARLVTTLVNALEQEHKQTGIATACIGGGLGIALMIDKGE
- a CDS encoding CHAP domain-containing protein; its protein translation is MKIKKLISRLLLATGIMFAGTFAYQNIEHTNVSHAASYNYYTKGQCTWWAYQRRAQLGKPVSNRWGNAKYWYYNAQRSGYRTGHTPKRYAVMQSTAGYYGHVAVVERVYGNGSILVSEYNYNRPNAYGTRYLSKAAASSYNYIY
- a CDS encoding hydroxymethylglutaryl-CoA synthase, translating into MTIGIDKINFYVPKYYVDMAKLAEARQVDPNKFLIGIGQTQMAVSPVSQDIVSMGANAAKDIITDDDKKHIGMVIVATESAIDNAKAAAVQIHNLLGIQPFARCFEMKEACYAATPAIQLAKDYLEKRPEEKVLVIASDTARYGIQSGGEPTQGAGAVAMVIAHNPGILALNDDAVAYTEDVYDFWRPTGHKYPLVAGALSKDAYIKSFQESWNEYARREGKSLSDFASLCFHVPFTKMGKKALDSIINDADETTQERLISGYEDAVYYNRYVGNIYTGSLYLSLISLLENRDLQSGQTIGLFSYGSGSVGEFFSATLVDSYEQHLDKEGHKALLNHRQEVSVEEYESYFKRFDDLAFDHDTEKTEDDKDIFYLESIDEDIRQYHRPE
- a CDS encoding TetR family transcriptional regulator, with protein sequence MNDKDLRVIKTKKALTENLYALLEQEMFSSISVNKICKNANIHRTTFYKHFYDKYELLTYLLQLAHDDYFSTDIKERLNNPFQSLSNSFNKEEISRIEVQQHGDKEFEDVRNNYLINIMQNDFKDNMHRIVVDSMVPKSLVFYAFGSILNAFIEWKKNENVDINPKQMDQIFHKLINVSARD
- a CDS encoding methylated-DNA--[protein]-cysteine S-methyltransferase, whose amino-acid sequence is MSYSMLYQSPVQNLEIISDGKSVTHLLYKYDSSELSHPTKSDLPVFEQVTQWLDNYFSGNNPTIDFKLEPKGTEFQRHVWDILQSIEYGDLKTYGDIAKEVGKRLNKPKMSAQAVGGAVGSNPISIIIPCHRVVGKDGSLTGYGGTINNKIKLLELEQVDMDSLYRPSHSTKP
- a CDS encoding CidA/LrgA family protein; protein product: MKKALLVAKIIVQIAIIIVISYIGSFLQTLLHIPLAGSIVGMMLLYLLLEFKIIRMDWISEGAEFLLATMVFFFIPSVVGIMDIVSNITRSYIIFFLLIIVGTSCVALVSGYIAEKMVKQPDVKKGNQ
- a CDS encoding hydroxymethylglutaryl-CoA reductase, degradative; translation: MKSLDKSFRHLTREDKLKQLVDYGWLTDDNYDVLLNHPMINEEVANSLIENVIGQGTFPVGLLPKIIVDDKEYVVPMMVEEPSVVAAASYGAKLVNHTGGFKTIKSERLMIGQIVFDGVHDTDDLAQAIQAIEPQIKQIAAEAYPSIIERGGGYRRIKIDTFPESYLLSLKVYVDTKDAMGANMLNTILEAITAHLKNEFPDRDVLMSILSNHATASVVSVQGEIDIQDLNKGERTGEEVAQRMERASVLAQVDIHRAATHNKGVMNGIHAVVLATGNDTRGAEASAHAYASRDGQYRGIATWEYDKARGRLIGTIEVPMTLAIVGGGTKVLPIAKASLELLNVASAQELGQVVAAVGLAQNFSACRALVSEGIQKGHMSLQYKSLAIVVGAQGDEIAQVADALKQEPKANTATAQRILEELRNK
- a CDS encoding sterile alpha motif-like domain-containing protein is translated as MSFYEFMQNFVGDDTPLGELVNWINQDSNFPRTVKSQIEILSYFRNNPCPENIPVTIVKRALAVFNQFTNV
- a CDS encoding LysR family transcriptional regulator; translated protein: MDIKHMKYFMEVVNQGGMTNASKSLYIAQPTISKAIKDIENELNMSLFDRQKRYLVLTDAGKVFYKKCEEIIALYDNIPFEINGLLGLETGHINIGMSAVMDMQQFIYILGEFHKLYPNVTYSLNESGGKSIETRLINDQIDIGITTIPIDENIFDYLSLYSEDLRLVVSEEHELATRESVTMAELKNEDFILFNEDFYLNDKIIAAAKNAGFIPNTVSNVSQWNFIEYLLLAHLGVSILPEHIANMLKENIKSIKIEDTGMSWELGAVWKKDKLLSHATSKWINFMSERLKYD
- a CDS encoding YrhK family protein, with the protein product MAGINKDDVDLHFNTNKFNDDDHAKQISFFYKALYQINDIVLGIIFLVGSFFFFSDSTMVAGTVLFVIGSLQMTARPVISFIHDLKLSKYYKQKYRELSKEINSK
- a CDS encoding magnesium transporter CorA translates to MSLTIRYLNEENYFQKTQDVNQVPNTSKLIWYDFTQPTERERQILVEQFKITSHRIKESVYTISRPKFNVNHHQSEKYLVLHAIDDANFSAKPISITVQKNKLITIHEDVIDEIHRMEHDIHNGTLYATADELAVQLLDEITSSYFKYVNTVEDTVFSFENKNVDSVNNKKMMQDVYDIRSQIIKLKRVLIPMEEMLEDFENYDFQDSANHIKILIQHIHSRLDRQKDTLIACEQITDDIKDNNESYRSNRINGVMNVLTIISSIFFPLSFLTGWYGMNFSYMPELNWHYSYFVFIAISIIVVLSLVLLFKKKKWF